The window TCTCACCGGGAAAATACAGGCATCTGGGGATACTGGTTAAGGATGCGGAGGGGAATATCGTGGGAAAACTCACCCAGGCCGATATCTTGAGAGGTCTCGAGCCTGATTACAAGGACATCGGTGGTTCGTATCTCTCCCCCCTGATGCGGGCGAAGATGGCCGATATTATGACCCACATCCCGGATAAAACCTTCCTGGAACGTTGCAAGGCCCAGAAAGACAAAAAAGTGCGGGATTTCATGACCACTGTAGCCCTGTCCGTGGACGTAAACGAAGTCCTGGGCCATGCCCTTCACATCATGCTCATCAGTGAACATATAGGGCTTCTGGTTGTCGGAGAGGGGAAGAAACCGGTGGGGATACTGAGACTGACCGACATCTACCAGCTTGTGAAAGAGGCCATTCTGGAGGAACAATACAAAGAGGAGATTCAAGATGACGTACGAGGATAAAACAGACAAAATCAAGTTCGACTGGAAGAGGATATTTTTTATCTTATTGGGATTGGGACTTTTCTTTTACGTTTATTTCTCCCCCCCCTGGAGTGACGCCATTGACCCCCTGGGCAAGGCGTTCCCTCTGTCGAAGGAGGGGAAGGCATCCATTGCCCTTTTCTTGCTTGCCGGTACCTGGTGGGTCTTTGAGGTAGTGCCCATTGGTTTGACAAGTATAGCTATTGGCGTCTTTCAGGCGCTCTTCGCGATCCGCCCCGCAAAGGACGCCTTCCGGGACTTCATGGATCCGGCGGTGATGTTCATCTTCGGTTCTGTAGTCGTCGGTCTTGCCTTCACAAAGACGGGACTGACGAGACGTCTTGCTTATAAGATGTTAGAAATAGTGGGGGAAAGGACAAGCATGATACTATTAGGGGTATGCCTTATGAGTGCCGGGCTTCCCCTCTTTATGGCCCATACGGCCGCTGCGGCTACTGTATTTCCTATCCTGATGACGATCTATGCTTTGTATGGTGAAGGGGATAGACCGACAAGATTCGGTAAGGCCCTCTTTATCGGTATGGCCTATTCCGCTGGGGCGGGGAGTATTATTACCATGTTAGGTGCAGCGAGAGCGCCTGCGGCAGCGAGTATGTTTAAGGAATTTACCGGCAGGGAGATCGGTTTCTTTGAGCTTACCAAATATATGTTCCCGATAGGGATAGTCATGGTCATTCTAATATGGATTATTTTAATGATCTTCCTGATGCCTGAGAAGAAGACCATTGTCGGTCTTAAGGAACAGGTGAAGAGTCTCTCCTCTGAACTTGGCCCGATGAGGTGGGAGGAGAAGTTTGTCATCCTCTGTGTGATAGGGGTAGTAATCACCCTGTCCCTCCAGTCCTTCGTCCCTGCCTTAAAGCTCCTGGACAGGTCTGCCATCATGCTGGTGTCAACCCTTCTTTTCTTTATATTCGGGGTACTTACGGTTAAGGAACTCGAGGAGATACCCTGGAATATCATTCTGCTGTTCAGCGGCGCCATGAGCATAGGTTTCTGTCTCTGGAAGACAGGGGGAGCGCAGTGGCTGGCCATCAACTGGCTTACCATATTCAAGGAGGCGCACTGGGCGATATTCGTGTTAGGTATTGCCTTTTTTGTGTTGGTCATGACCAATTTCATCATGAATGTAGCGGCAATTGCCATCTCTCTCCCTATCGCCCTGGTAACGGCAGGTTATCTTCATGTTGCGCCGGAGGTGGTGCTCTATGCCTCTCTGGTCACCGCAGGTATGCCGTTCCTGTTATTGATCGGCGCTGCGCCGAATGCCATCGCCTATGCCTCAGGGTAATTTACCGGAGGCGAGTTCTTCAAATACGGCATTATTCCTTCCGTTCTATTGATGATTGTTCTGGCGATAGCGCTGTTTACCATCTGGCCGCTTTTAGGGATGCCGATTTTGAACGGATAATGGTTTGAAGGTAATGAAAATAATTCACCGTGTCTTTTTTCTCCTCTTATTACTTCTTTTAATTCCTCCGCAGGCATTTTCTTCCGCCGGGGGAAAGACCCTGGTCTTTGGGGGAGGTAAGGGTTTTGCCCCATACGAGTACCTGGACCCTTCCGGTGGGCCGAAGGGGTTTGATGTGGAATTGGTGCGGGCGATGGCCAGGATCAAGGGGTGGGATATTGAGATAAGGCTGATGGATTGGCCGCTCGCGATAAATGCCCTCCGTAAAGGGGAGGTTGATGCCCTGCTGGGGATGCTCTACAGCGAGGAACGGGACAGGGAATTCGATTTTTCTGATCCCCATTCCACGCTGGAGTTATCCCTCTTCACCCGTAGAGATGCCCTTCCCCTCTTTACACTGGATGATCTTGAAGGCAAGAAGATCGCCGTATATGATAGGGGTATGCCCCTCGAAATCCTCAGGGACAGGAAAGACATCAAGCCGATAGTCATGAAGGATATGAAAGGTGTCTTCTCCGCCCTTACCAGGGGGGAGGTAGATGCAGCCCTCTGTCCCAAGTTAATGGGTCTGTACTGGATGCGAGAAGCGGGGATATCCGGTTTAAAATCCCAGGATACCCAGATCTTCCTGCGCCAGTCCTGCTTCGCGGTGCGGGAGGGGGATACAGCGCTCCTCGCGGAGATCAACGACGCCCTGGAGAGAATGAAAAGATCGGGCGAGTACTATCGGCTGGGCAATCTCCTCTTCGAGGGTATCGGAAGAGAGGCCAGACTTGACCTGTTTTATCTTTTGGCTCCCCTTCCCCTGATCGTCCTCGCCCTTTTTATTGCCATCAGTATTTTTAAGGGACGAAGGAGTATCCAGCTCAAGTTGACGCTCTCTTTCCTCTCTATCAGCATTGTCCCCCTCTTGGGAATTGGGGCGCTTACATACTTTAACGAACGGGACATCATCAAAGACAAGGTAGCCAGCCATCTTAAATCCATTGTGGAACTACAGGCCGCCCTCGTGAGCCAGTGGCTGGACCAGGTGATCTCTGATTGCCGGTTTCTTGCCAAGGATCAGATCCTGATCGAATCCATTTTGTCTCATTTTTCAAATATTCATCATGCCAACCCGGGAGTGGGAACTGTTCATATACGCCGTTATCTCGAAGGTCTTGTCGGGGGCTGGGGATATGGAGAGGCCCTTGTGATCAGTCCGGCAGGCAGGGTGCTCTTCTCGACCTGTCCGCTGTACGAGGGATTGGATATGGCGGCAAACCCGCACTTCAGAGGGGCGATGTCCCTGCCGCCAGGAGAGGTCTATATCAAGGACATCTACTATTCGGAGCGCACAAAGACCCTGAGTATGGCCTTTTCTACCAGGATACAGGTCGCCAACGATAAATTTCCGCAGGACCGAACAATTGGTGCGCTTGTTCTCAGGGTTTGCGTGGGCAGGACGTTATACCCGTTGCTCCGCAACTGGCAGGGGATGGGAAACTCAGGGGAGACTATGCTGGTGCGAAGGGACGGGGAGAGGCTCATTTTTTTGAACAACACGAGGAATTTCCCGGATACCGCCTTAAAGCTCGCCATTCCCGTCCAACCGGCTACAGGACAGGCAGGGATCGCCCTGAAGGCCATCGGGGGTCAGAGGGGTATTGCAGAATCGGTGGACTATCGGGGAATCTCCGTACTGGCTGCCTATTCCCCTGTTTTTAGGACACATTGGGGATTGATCACCAAACAGGACAGTCGCGAGGCCATCTCTGAGATCAATCTTCTGGTGCAGAGAAACTATTTTATCTTGATGGCCTTTTTACTGATCGTCTCCGTCTTTGCCTTTCTGATCTCCCGTTCCATTACCAGGCCGATAAGGATCCTCGACGGGATGACCCGCAGGGTAACGGAGGGAGTCCTTGATGTGGACCCCCAGGTGAAGCAGACAGATGAAATTGGACGCCTTGTGGAATCCTTTAAGGTGATGACCCGTTCCCTGAGGGAGCGGTTCACCCGGTCCGAAAAACTCTCTGCCTTGGGAAAACTTTCGTCGGGTATAGCCCACGAGATCCGCACCCCGCTTACCTCGATAAGGGTTACCATCCAGTCTCTGGAGAAACAACTGGAGCTTAATGAGGATCAAAAGGAAGATTTTACCCTGGTAAAGAGGGAGATTGATCGTATCAGCGAAAATGTCACCAGGTTTCTTGATTTTGCCAGGCCGGCCACGCCGACCTTCAAGTCCTTTGATCTTAATAGTTTGTTAAGGGAAACCTTAAATCTCCTCCAGCCCGAGATAAAGGTTAAGAGAGCCGATGTTCAGTTTGCCCCGGATGATGAAATGCCGGAGATAGAGGGAGATGAAAAACTCCTACGGCAGGTTTTTTTGAACATCATCCTCAATGCGCTGGAAGCTATACCCGAAGGGGGGACGGTTGCCATTTTCATCAGGAGGTTTGAGAAGGTCGGTGAGGAATCAGGGGGAGAGAAAAAAATTTCTTTGCCGGGGACAGGGCATGACTTCGTTGAGGTCTCGATCGCGGACAATGGTGGGGGAATTCTGCCTCAGGACCAGTCTTACATCTTTGATCCTTTCTTTACCACCAAGGAGTCAGGTACAGGTCTCGGGCTATCCATAGCATTTTCCATCGTGGAAGGACATCATGGCTGGATCGAGGTAGAGAGCCGGCCAGATACTGGCACTACCTTTAAGGTGATCATTCCCATTCGCCAGGAGAACATGGAATGAAGAAGATCTTGATAGTGGAGGATGATACTGTCCTTGCCAGATCCTTGAAGAAGGCTCTTTCCCGATCAGGGTATGATGTACAGACCTGCGAGAGGGGTCGGGAGGCCATAGAGAGGATTGAAAAAAACAATGTAAAGCTGGTTCTCCTCGATAACAGACTGCCGGATACCACAGGGCTGGAAATTCTGAGGCAGATCAGAGAGGGTCAGAGCAAGTTTCCCGTAATTATGATGACCGCTTTTGGCACAGAGGAAACTGCCATCCAGGCGATGAAATGCGGGGCTTACGATTACATTGTCAAGCCTTTTGACATAGATGAACTCGAAAGGATCATCGCCAAGGGGATAGAGGATAGCCGTCTTATGGACGAGATAGCGTTTTATCCCTTTGTCGGGGATATTGACCTGAGTGCCGGGAGGATCATCGGAAACAGCAAAAAGATGCAGGATGTCTACAAGCTGATCGGTCAGGTGACAGAGGCCGATATTACCGTTCTTATCAGGGGGGAATCGGGCACGGGGAAGGAACTGGTAGCTCGGGCAATTTATCACCACAGTCGCAGGAAGGATAAGCCATTTCTTGCCGTCAACTGCGCGGCGATTCCGGAGACACTTCTGGAGAGTGAGCTCTTTGGATATGAAAAGGGCGCATTTACCGGGGCGATGAAGAGGAGGATAGGTAAATTCGAACAATGTCACCAGGGTACGATCTTTCTCGATGAGATCGGAGACATGTCCTTAGCCACCCAGGCCAAGGTCCTCCGTGTCCTGCAGGATGGAGAGTTTGAGCGGATAGGAGGGGAAGAGAAAATCAAGGTAGATGTGAGGGTCATCACGGCGACCAACAAACCCCTCGATGAATATATCAGGCAGGGCCTCTTCCGTGATGATCTTTACTATCGCCTTGAGGCTGTTACTATTACTATTCCCCCTCTGCGGGAAAGGCCCGAGGATATCCGTGAACTTGCAGGGTATTTCTTCCAGCATTTCAGAAAAAATATGAAGAGTCATGTGAAGATGATGAGCCCCGCAGTGATAAAAAAACTTCAGGAATATCACTGGCCGGGAAACGTGAGGGAGCTTATCAATACGATCATGAGGGCCCTTGTCCTCGCCACAGGCGATGTGCTTACCGTTGATCATCTGCTTCTGGGCGGAGGTAATGAGGGGACACCGCCGACAGGAGTTGGGTGGGAAAGGTCTCTCGCAGAGGGGATATCCGGGGCTATTAAGGGAGCCCTTCTCTCCTCAGAGCGAAACCTCTATGCCCGGGTAATAAACGAGGCGGAGAAGATACTCATCGGCAGCCTTATGAAAGAAATGAATGGAAACCAGGTTCGGGTGGCCGGAGTTTTAGGCATCAGCCGAAACACACTGCGTCAAAAGATAAAACAGTTTGCCATTTAGACTGCTCAAAATGTTGCCATCTCTGTTCATCTTTTGCGCACCATGAGCTATCAGCCATCAGCTTCGAGCGGTTAGGATTTTTCACCGCAAAGGCGCAAAGGTCGCAGAGAAAAAATATCATTTCTTTTCTGCTGAGAGGGCAGAAAAGAAATAATCTCAGCCGTGAGGCTTGAGTTTGTTGTTTTCCGTCCCTCTCAACGGAAAACAACAAAAAAATTAATCTCTGCGTTTTTGCGGTGAACTATTCCCCCGCAACCATTCCCCACTCCCTTCGGTACATTAATTGCATTCAATCCCCATGCGGATTTATACCCTAATTTCAGGAGAGTGTGGAATTGGAACGGTTTACGAGGGATGTCCCGGTAATTCTGATTGCCGATGATGATCCTGTGATTCTTCATACCTTGAGCAAGTTTTTTTCCAAGGAAGGTTACCGGATCATCCTGGCCCATAATGGTCAGGAGGCCCTCTACGTTCTGAAAGAAAAGGAACCGGATCTCCTCATCCTTGATGTTAGGATGCCGTTGAAATCGGGGGTTGAGGTGATTAAGGAGATGGCCGGTGGGGGTATGATGATTCCCGTGATAGTCATGACGGCCTATTCAAATGCCTTTACCCTCTCAGATGCGGAGGTCTGGGGAGTAAGGGGATACTTTCAAAAACCTTTTGATGTGGAGGAAATGAACATACTGGTGAGAAAGATCCTTTTTTCACCGAACGGCAAAAATGGTAGTGGTTCATGAAGAGAGAGAAGACGGAAAATGCCCATTACTACCGATTATTGACCAGAAACCTGATTTTAACAGTCATCCTTGTTTCCTTAGCCCCTCTGCTCCTGGTCAGCGGAACGATACTCTATCATTTTCAGGTATCATACCGTGAAAAGGCGATTGCCCACCTGGAGGAGGTGGTAGAGAAACACAGGCAGAATATTGACAGCTTTTTAAACGGAAAACTGGCCGATATCAGGGTCATGGGAAGCTCTTATACCTTTGAGCAATTGAGCAATGAGTCCTTTCTGCAGGAGAGGTTGTCCATACGGCAGAGGGAATATGGCGGCGTGTTTGTGGATCTGGGTCTGGTGGATGACCGGGGGGTTCAGATCGCCTATGCGGGAACATTTAAGTTGGGGAGAGCCGTATATTCAGAGGCCGACTGGTTTAAAAAGGCCATGAAGAGCCGGTATTTTATCAGCGACGTCTTTTTAGGTCTCCGTGGTCTGCCCCATTTCATCGTTGCCACCAGACAGGAATGGCAGTCAAGGGAGTGGATCTTAAGGGCCACCATTGATTTTGTTACCTTTAATTCTCTGGTCGAAAACATACAGATAGGTGAAACGGGTCTGGCCTTTATTTTGAATAGGAAGGGCGAATTTCAAACAAAACCTCGAGCAGATGCAACCTTAAACAGGGATCTCTATCGGGACTTTCTGACAGAGAAGATAGACAGGGTAAAGGTTGTTGAGAAGGCCGATAGTTCGGGCAGAGAATTCATCTATGTTCTGGCCCCCCTTAAAAAGGGGGACTGGATACTGGTCTATCAGCAGGATGCACGGGACGCCTTTTCAGTCGTGTATGGGACACGAAGGCTGGCGATAACTATCCTTTTGTTGGGAGGTATCGGCATCGTTATCATGGCCTTTGTGTTGTCGAATAGGGTGGTCAATCGCGTTGCCCGGGCCGACCGTGAGAAGGAAATGATGAGCGAGCAGGTCATTGAAGCCGGTAAGTTGGCCTCCTTAGGTGAACTTGCCGCCGGCATAGCCCATGAAATCAATAACCCGGTAGCCATCATGGTTGAGGAAGCAGGATGGATGGAGGATTTGTTAGGAGAAGGAGAATTACAGAAAAGTGAAAACCTCGATGAATTTGAACGTTCCTTGAAACAGATAAGGACTCAGGGGATACGCTGCAAGGGGATCACCCATAAACTGTTGAGTTTCGCCAGAAGGACGGATGCCGAGGTCCATGACGTGCAGTTAAACGACTTGATTACAGAAGTCGTGGGACTTTCTGAACAGAGGGCGAAATACAGCAATGTGAAGATCCAGACCCGTTTGGCAGGCGATTTGCCGACCGTAACTGTTTCCCCGTCGGAAATGCAGCAGGTCTTTCTTAATCTGATCAATAATTCCCTCGACGCCATGGATAAGGAAGGGGGGAGAATTGATATCACGAGCAGAGTTGACGGCAATTATCTCGTCGTTGATGTGGCTGATACGGGTCATGGTATCCCCAAATCCTACCTTCCCAGGATATTTGACCCCTTTTTTACCACAAAGCCGGTAGGGAAGGGAACCGGCTTGGGACTATCTATAGTTTACGGCATTATCGAGAAAATGGGAGGGGAGATAAGTGTGAACAGCGCCGTGGGTGTGGGCGCCACTTTTCATATCCGTATCCCCCTTCCTCAAACATAAGTCATAAGTCATAAGTCGTAAGTCATAAGTCATAAGTCATAAGTCATAAGTCATAAGTCAAAAGACATATGACATATGACATATGACATACGACTGATGTTTTCCGGGGTAAGGCAAATGACTCAAGAGGGGGAAAAACAGACCGAGCGCATAAAACTTCTCCTTGTGGATGATGAGGAGGGGTATGTGAATGTCCTTGCGAGAAGAATGGCGAAAAGAAACTTTGAGGTAACGCCAGCTCTAAGTGGAACGGAGGCGATAGAGGCTCTCCGCAGGCAGGATTTCGATGTAGCTGTTCTGGATCTGAAGATGGAGGACATGGATGGTATCGAGGTTTTAAAGATATTTAAAAAGATGTGTCCCTCTATGGTGGTGATCATGCTTACAGGCCACGGTTCCGAGCAAGCCGCCAGGGATGGCCTGTCTCTGGGGGCATTTGCCTATCTCACCAAACCCTGCGATCTCGATGATCTTGTCAATAAGATCAGGCATGCCTGTAGAAGAGAAGGAGGTGGGTGAGGTGGATGAATTCAGCGTCCTTCTGGTAGACGACGAGAGAGAATTTTTAGAGACATTGATCAAAAGGCTGCAAAAGCGAAAGTTAAAGGTAAGAGGGGTTACCAGCGGTGAAGAGGCCCTTAAGATCCTGAAAGAGATGTCGCCGGACGTGGTGGTCCTGGATGTAAGGATGGAGGGTATGGACGGCATACAGACCTTGCGGGAAATCAAAAAGGCGAGCCCTCTCGTGGAGGTGATTATGCTTACAGGACATGCCAATCTGGAAGTCGCCGTGGAGGGGATGGAATTAGGGGCCTTTGATTATCTGATGAAACCGATGGATATTGACGAGTTATTGTATAAACTTGAGGATGCCTATAAGAGAAAAACGATCCAGGAACAGAAGATAAAACACCTGGAAGAGGGCAGGGAATTGGAAGGGGTTTAATGATGAAAAGACGCATGTATGCAAACCTCCAGAGGAGGATCATCTTCATTACCCTGCTGGTTTCTTTCATACCCCTCATCTCTCTCGGTGTGACGATCTATTACCAATTTGCCCAGATGTACAGGGATAAGATTGAAGAACAGATTAAATACCGTGCCAGGGCCCAGAGTAACGCCATAGAGCTTTTTTTAAAGGAACGCACCGCCATTCTTCTGGCCATGGCCGACACGCATACTTTTGATTATTTAGTAGATGAGGGCAACTTAGAGAGGGTCTTTCAGATAATGAATCATCGAGCCGGCGGTTTCATTGATCTTGGCTTGATTGACAGCAGCGGCCGGCATGTCGCCTATGTAGGCCCTTACAACCTTCTTGGTCGGGACTATTCTTCGCAACCATGGTTCGATGAGGTTGAAAGTAAAGGCCTTTACATCAGTGACGTCTTTATGGGTTACAGGAGGATACCTCATTTTATCATCGCTGTTCAACGCCAGGAAAACAACAGGCGCTGGATACTGAGAGCAACAATAGACTCTGATGTTTTTGAGGGTCTCATCCGGGCGGCGCAGGTGGGAAAAACAGGAGATGCTTTTATCATCAACAAAGGCGGCTTCTATCAAACGCACCTGCGTTTTGATGGTGAAATTCTCTCTAAATCAAACCTGGATCCCACGGTCTTTGGAGAGGGGACGACGGTCCTGGAAAAGGTGAACAGAGAGGGGAAAAAGGAACTCTATGCAGGAAGCTGGTTGAAAAAACATAGCTGGCTTTTAGTGATCAGCCAGGATGTGTCGGAAGAGATGACGAGACTGTTTAAAACGAAAAGGATAGAGATTGTTATCATTGTCTCTGGTTGTTTGCTGATCATTCTGACGACTATCTTTACCACCCATCTGATTGTCAGGCGTTTAGGAATGGCCGATCGGAAGATGAATGAACTGAATGTACAACTCGTCCATGCCGACAAACTGGCTGCCCTCGGTAAGATGGCGGCCGGTGTTGCCCATGAGATCAACAATCCCCTCGCCGTGATTGCCGAAAAAACCGGCTGGATGGAGGATCTCCTGATAGAGGAGGAGTTTCAGAAGAGTCGGCACCTTGAGGAGTATAGAAAATCACTCAGGAAGATAGAGGAACACGTGGAGAGGGCAAGAAAGGTAACCCATGGGATGCTTGGATTTGCCCGGAGGATGGAGCCTCACCTGGAGGATGTGGACATAAACGAGGTCTTGCATGAGACGATAACTTTTCTGGAGAGTTATGCCCGGCTAAACAACATTACCATAGAAAGAGACTTAAAGCCTGATCTGCCCATCATCGCCAGTGACCACGCCCAGCTCCAGCAGGTGTTCTTGAACCTGATAACCAATGCCATTGATGCGATAGGTAAGGATGGATTGGTTTACATAAGCAGCCAGAGGATCAATTCCGAGATAGCCGTCAGCGTAAAAGACAATGGCCCCGGTATTCCCAGAGAATATCAGGCAAGGGCCTTTGAACCTTTTTTCACTACCAAAGAGAGAGGAAAAGGGACGGGGCTTGGTTTGTCGGTCAGTTATAATATTGTCCAGAATATGGGAGGGACTATCACCCTCGAGAGCGAGGAAGGGAAAGGGACAACATTCACCGTGGGGTTACCCGTTGTTGTCCCGGAAAAGAAGTAGGGGCACGTTGCAACGTGCCCCTACCATGGTAAAGATAAAATGTAACGCAACCTTCAGGTTGTGTGAATTGCGTAAATAAGGAGGTTACGATGGACACCTTCCGGGTTTTGGTCGTAGATGATGAGGCAGATTTTTTAGAAACTATCGTCAATCGTTTGCAGAAAAGGAAAGTTGAGGCAACAGGCGTTCCCAGCGGGGAGGCTGCCCTGGAGCTGATGAAGGGAAGGCTCTTCGATGTTGTTCTGCTGGACATCAAGATGCCGGGCGGTATGGATGGCATCGAGGTCTTAAGAGAAATCAAGAAGATGCAGCCTTTGACCGAGGTGATTCTCCTTACCGGACATGCCTCGGTGGAAACGAGTATCGAGGGGTTGAA of the Syntrophales bacterium genome contains:
- a CDS encoding response regulator; this translates as MTQEGEKQTERIKLLLVDDEEGYVNVLARRMAKRNFEVTPALSGTEAIEALRRQDFDVAVLDLKMEDMDGIEVLKIFKKMCPSMVVIMLTGHGSEQAARDGLSLGAFAYLTKPCDLDDLVNKIRHACRREGGG
- a CDS encoding sigma-54 dependent transcriptional regulator, whose protein sequence is MKKILIVEDDTVLARSLKKALSRSGYDVQTCERGREAIERIEKNNVKLVLLDNRLPDTTGLEILRQIREGQSKFPVIMMTAFGTEETAIQAMKCGAYDYIVKPFDIDELERIIAKGIEDSRLMDEIAFYPFVGDIDLSAGRIIGNSKKMQDVYKLIGQVTEADITVLIRGESGTGKELVARAIYHHSRRKDKPFLAVNCAAIPETLLESELFGYEKGAFTGAMKRRIGKFEQCHQGTIFLDEIGDMSLATQAKVLRVLQDGEFERIGGEEKIKVDVRVITATNKPLDEYIRQGLFRDDLYYRLEAVTITIPPLRERPEDIRELAGYFFQHFRKNMKSHVKMMSPAVIKKLQEYHWPGNVRELINTIMRALVLATGDVLTVDHLLLGGGNEGTPPTGVGWERSLAEGISGAIKGALLSSERNLYARVINEAEKILIGSLMKEMNGNQVRVAGVLGISRNTLRQKIKQFAI
- a CDS encoding response regulator — encoded protein: MERFTRDVPVILIADDDPVILHTLSKFFSKEGYRIILAHNGQEALYVLKEKEPDLLILDVRMPLKSGVEVIKEMAGGGMMIPVIVMTAYSNAFTLSDAEVWGVRGYFQKPFDVEEMNILVRKILFSPNGKNGSGS
- a CDS encoding ATP-binding protein, which translates into the protein MMKRRMYANLQRRIIFITLLVSFIPLISLGVTIYYQFAQMYRDKIEEQIKYRARAQSNAIELFLKERTAILLAMADTHTFDYLVDEGNLERVFQIMNHRAGGFIDLGLIDSSGRHVAYVGPYNLLGRDYSSQPWFDEVESKGLYISDVFMGYRRIPHFIIAVQRQENNRRWILRATIDSDVFEGLIRAAQVGKTGDAFIINKGGFYQTHLRFDGEILSKSNLDPTVFGEGTTVLEKVNREGKKELYAGSWLKKHSWLLVISQDVSEEMTRLFKTKRIEIVIIVSGCLLIILTTIFTTHLIVRRLGMADRKMNELNVQLVHADKLAALGKMAAGVAHEINNPLAVIAEKTGWMEDLLIEEEFQKSRHLEEYRKSLRKIEEHVERARKVTHGMLGFARRMEPHLEDVDINEVLHETITFLESYARLNNITIERDLKPDLPIIASDHAQLQQVFLNLITNAIDAIGKDGLVYISSQRINSEIAVSVKDNGPGIPREYQARAFEPFFTTKERGKGTGLGLSVSYNIVQNMGGTITLESEEGKGTTFTVGLPVVVPEKK
- a CDS encoding response regulator; this encodes MDTFRVLVVDDEADFLETIVNRLQKRKVEATGVPSGEAALELMKGRLFDVVLLDIKMPGGMDGIEVLREIKKMQPLTEVILLTGHASVETSIEGLKLGAFDYLIKPVKFDELLEKLAAAFEKKNAQEQKIRSAKIQELIRFPGRIFDQEREEKE
- a CDS encoding response regulator, producing MPVEEKEVGEVDEFSVLLVDDEREFLETLIKRLQKRKLKVRGVTSGEEALKILKEMSPDVVVLDVRMEGMDGIQTLREIKKASPLVEVIMLTGHANLEVAVEGMELGAFDYLMKPMDIDELLYKLEDAYKRKTIQEQKIKHLEEGRELEGV
- a CDS encoding SLC13 family permease, whose protein sequence is MTYEDKTDKIKFDWKRIFFILLGLGLFFYVYFSPPWSDAIDPLGKAFPLSKEGKASIALFLLAGTWWVFEVVPIGLTSIAIGVFQALFAIRPAKDAFRDFMDPAVMFIFGSVVVGLAFTKTGLTRRLAYKMLEIVGERTSMILLGVCLMSAGLPLFMAHTAAAATVFPILMTIYALYGEGDRPTRFGKALFIGMAYSAGAGSIITMLGAARAPAAASMFKEFTGREIGFFELTKYMFPIGIVMVILIWIILMIFLMPEKKTIVGLKEQVKSLSSELGPMRWEEKFVILCVIGVVITLSLQSFVPALKLLDRSAIMLVSTLLFFIFGVLTVKELEEIPWNIILLFSGAMSIGFCLWKTGGAQWLAINWLTIFKEAHWAIFVLGIAFFVLVMTNFIMNVAAIAISLPIALVTAGYLHVAPEVVLYASLVTAGMPFLLLIGAAPNAIAYASG
- a CDS encoding CBS domain-containing protein encodes the protein MEEKHVRDIMVPLEEYAVVSQEATIKEALKVMKESSERLSPGKYRHLGILVKDAEGNIVGKLTQADILRGLEPDYKDIGGSYLSPLMRAKMADIMTHIPDKTFLERCKAQKDKKVRDFMTTVALSVDVNEVLGHALHIMLISEHIGLLVVGEGKKPVGILRLTDIYQLVKEAILEEQYKEEIQDDVRG
- a CDS encoding transporter substrate-binding domain-containing protein, translating into MKIIHRVFFLLLLLLLIPPQAFSSAGGKTLVFGGGKGFAPYEYLDPSGGPKGFDVELVRAMARIKGWDIEIRLMDWPLAINALRKGEVDALLGMLYSEERDREFDFSDPHSTLELSLFTRRDALPLFTLDDLEGKKIAVYDRGMPLEILRDRKDIKPIVMKDMKGVFSALTRGEVDAALCPKLMGLYWMREAGISGLKSQDTQIFLRQSCFAVREGDTALLAEINDALERMKRSGEYYRLGNLLFEGIGREARLDLFYLLAPLPLIVLALFIAISIFKGRRSIQLKLTLSFLSISIVPLLGIGALTYFNERDIIKDKVASHLKSIVELQAALVSQWLDQVISDCRFLAKDQILIESILSHFSNIHHANPGVGTVHIRRYLEGLVGGWGYGEALVISPAGRVLFSTCPLYEGLDMAANPHFRGAMSLPPGEVYIKDIYYSERTKTLSMAFSTRIQVANDKFPQDRTIGALVLRVCVGRTLYPLLRNWQGMGNSGETMLVRRDGERLIFLNNTRNFPDTALKLAIPVQPATGQAGIALKAIGGQRGIAESVDYRGISVLAAYSPVFRTHWGLITKQDSREAISEINLLVQRNYFILMAFLLIVSVFAFLISRSITRPIRILDGMTRRVTEGVLDVDPQVKQTDEIGRLVESFKVMTRSLRERFTRSEKLSALGKLSSGIAHEIRTPLTSIRVTIQSLEKQLELNEDQKEDFTLVKREIDRISENVTRFLDFARPATPTFKSFDLNSLLRETLNLLQPEIKVKRADVQFAPDDEMPEIEGDEKLLRQVFLNIILNALEAIPEGGTVAIFIRRFEKVGEESGGEKKISLPGTGHDFVEVSIADNGGGILPQDQSYIFDPFFTTKESGTGLGLSIAFSIVEGHHGWIEVESRPDTGTTFKVIIPIRQENME
- a CDS encoding ATP-binding protein gives rise to the protein MKREKTENAHYYRLLTRNLILTVILVSLAPLLLVSGTILYHFQVSYREKAIAHLEEVVEKHRQNIDSFLNGKLADIRVMGSSYTFEQLSNESFLQERLSIRQREYGGVFVDLGLVDDRGVQIAYAGTFKLGRAVYSEADWFKKAMKSRYFISDVFLGLRGLPHFIVATRQEWQSREWILRATIDFVTFNSLVENIQIGETGLAFILNRKGEFQTKPRADATLNRDLYRDFLTEKIDRVKVVEKADSSGREFIYVLAPLKKGDWILVYQQDARDAFSVVYGTRRLAITILLLGGIGIVIMAFVLSNRVVNRVARADREKEMMSEQVIEAGKLASLGELAAGIAHEINNPVAIMVEEAGWMEDLLGEGELQKSENLDEFERSLKQIRTQGIRCKGITHKLLSFARRTDAEVHDVQLNDLITEVVGLSEQRAKYSNVKIQTRLAGDLPTVTVSPSEMQQVFLNLINNSLDAMDKEGGRIDITSRVDGNYLVVDVADTGHGIPKSYLPRIFDPFFTTKPVGKGTGLGLSIVYGIIEKMGGEISVNSAVGVGATFHIRIPLPQT